One Cotesia glomerata isolate CgM1 linkage group LG8, MPM_Cglom_v2.3, whole genome shotgun sequence genomic window carries:
- the LOC123270423 gene encoding peptidylglycine alpha-hydroxylating monooxygenase, with the protein MKEKYLKILLYISITFVIDDSQCNNEVKKYPLLMPNVRPNVPELYLCTPVKMNTSNTYYIVGYEPKASMNVAHHILIYGCKAPGTAKAVWNCGEMAAKSNNNNDQYRQASPCSEGSEILYAWARDAPALTLPEGVGFKVGKDSQIKYLVLQVHYAHIDHFKDGVTTDDSGIILHYTSRHLHKLAGVYLLGTMGVVPARSKEYMEAACLFMENKVLHPFAYRTHTHALGKVVSGYVVNKDNKWIELGKRDPLTPQMFYPVHNNVTITKGDILAARCTMESFRDRDTFIGSTGEDEMCNFYLMYYVENNETVDMKYCFTQGPPEFYWKMANLKNIPEDASTL; encoded by the exons atgaaagagaaatatttaaaaattttgttgtatatTTCTATAACATTCGTGATAGATGATTCACAATGTAACAATGAAGTAAAAAAGTATCCTTTATTGATGCCGAATGTTCGACCAAATGTT cCCGAACTATACTTATGTACACCGGTGAAAATGAATACGTCCAACACGTATTACATCGTAGGCTACGAACCAAAAGCATCGATGAACGTAGCACACCACATACTGATTTACGGCTGCAAAGCACCTGGTACAGCGAAAGCCGTGTGGAATTGTGGTGAAATGGCGGCCAAgtctaacaataataatgatcaaTACAGACAAGCAAGTCCTTGCAGCGAAGgatctgaaattttatatGCATGGGCACGTGATGCACCGGCGTTGACGTTACCTGAAGGTGTAGGATTCAAAGTTGGTAAGGACTCTCAAATAAAGTATTTAGTACTGCAGGTCCATTATGCACACATAGATCACTTCAAAGATGGCGTAACAACCGACGATTCAGGCATAATTTTGCATTACACGTCCAGGCATCTGCACAAACTCGCTGGCGTTTACTTACTTGGCACAATGGGAGTCGTACCAGCGAGAAGCAAAGAGTACATGGAAGCAGCTTGTTTGTTCATGGAGAACAAAGTGCTGCATCCATTTGCCTATCGTACCCATACGCACGCACTTGGTAAGGTAGTTTCCGGTTACGTTGTCAACAAAGATAACAAGTGGAttgaattaggaaaacggGACCCCTTAACTCCCCAGATGTTCTATCCAGTTCACAACAATGTTACCATAACAAAGGGCGATATTCTCGCGGCAAGATGTACTATGGAGAGTTTTCGAGATCGAGACACGTTTATTGGTTCTACTGGTGAAGATGAAATGTGcaatttttatctaatgtATTACGTCGAAAATAACGAAACCGTTGACATGAAGTATTGTTTCACACAAGGGCCACCAGAATTTTATTGGAAGATGGCTAACCTCAAAAATATACCTGAAGATGCATCAACgctttaa